The following proteins are encoded in a genomic region of Sesamum indicum cultivar Zhongzhi No. 13 linkage group LG8, S_indicum_v1.0, whole genome shotgun sequence:
- the LOC110012473 gene encoding uncharacterized protein LOC110012473: MANYFQNMIPEFHFLILAVLLINVCLEIQFTQGRQLKQHHDFGSVQILQSTEPHQVHARNLEQQSAGSQKHEKMIFPSESREFSRGSKEFEPEATGNSPGIGHSHVGEKDNTGTIKMQEFSTTSVAADGHVKEPAGHSPGVGHSVGNLKKVPN; encoded by the coding sequence ATGGCCAATTACTTCCAAAACATGATCCCTGAGTTTCATTTCCTGATTCTTGCAGTACTACTTATTAATGTCTGCCTGGAAATTCAATTTACTCAAGGCAGGCAACTAAAACAACATCATGATTTTGGTTCTGTCCAAATATTACAGTCGACAGAACCCCATCAGGTTCATGCAAGAAACCTGGAACAACAATCTGCAGGGAGTCAGAAACACGAAAAGATGATATTCCCAAGTGAAAGTCGTGAATTCAGCAGAGGTTCGAAAGAGTTTGAGCCTGAAGCAACAGGAAACAGTCCTGGAATTGGTCATTCTCACGTTGGAGAAAAAGACAACACGGGTACAATTAAGATGCAAGAATTCAGCACAACATCAGTGGCAGCAGATGGTCATGTTAAGGAACCAGCAGGCCACAGTCCTGGTGTTGGACATTCTGTTGGGAACTTGAAGAAAGTACCTAATTAA